cattaattattacagaccatgttccctaaattactattacagacccaaataatgtAAATTACAATAAGAAAAAGTTCTTCAGGGTCTTTGGTCTTCAAgttttcatgtgccatcaaataatcttgttattatgaacctgcacacaaacttgacaaacatcaaataccagagtatttgtcataatcaaaacaggatatgacccatagggtcaacaacacGTATATCCCCGGTTTCCTTTGAGGTTTGAGTTGATTTAGTGTATGTTTTAtggtatgagagagagagagagagagagagaggatacgGAGAGGAGATCCGGAGGAGAGGAGTGGAGAAGAtgaggagaagagagagagagagagagagagagagagagagagagagagagagagagagagagagagagagagatggagggaaagGAGGAGGATTGGAGGGAAAGAAGGGAGATTAGGGAAAGAATCAGGTGTCATGGGGAGtgaaggagggaaaggagggaggaTTGGAAGGAAAGGAGGGAGATTGGGGGAACCCGTGCAGGTTTTTCAAtgtgaaactattagtgacgaatcctatCCTATGAACCGTCAATAAAAGTGTTAAAtaaatcattttcatattttttaaataaaaatactattagtgatggtttcaaaaaccgtcactaatagttggctattagtgacgaatcctctgaaccatcactaatagtgttaaataatttattttcatactttttaaataaaaagactattagtgacagtttcaaaaatcgtcactaataactggCTATTAATGATGAATCTtctgaactgtcactaatagtgttaaataaattattttcatatttaaaaaaaaaaaacctattagtaacggttttaaaaactggcactaataattgactattagtgacgaatcctctgAACCGTTagtaatagtgttaaataaattattttcatatttttttaaataaaaaacctattagtgatggtttacaaaaccgtcactaataattggctattagtgatgaatcctcTGAACCTTCactaattgtattaaataaattattttcatatttttttttaaataaaaagactattagtgacattttctaaaatcgtcactaataactggctattagtgatgaatcctctgaactgtcactaatagtcaggGCCAACTCTTCATTAAAGCCAATGAGGTGCTTGCCTAGGGCCCCAAAAAATTTTGGGGCCTCCAaagtttttttaatataataattttaatattatttatagtTACTAGCTATTGTGTCAATACTCAGTACCCCTGCATGAATTCACCATTCTCTATATTTGTTAGTTTCATGGAATTCACGTGTTTGGTGGGTGGAGTGCACATGCAGTGCAACTAAATTACTTGATGTACctagaaaattaattttaaataaaaataaaaattaaaaaaaatattaagggtccctaattaaatcattcgcctaggacCCCATATTAGGAAGAGTCGCTACTGCTAATAGTGTTAATTGAATAAATTATATTCATACGGTTTAACGTAAGTTTGACCTTAGAAGagtataaatatatggttttcaCATGGTTCTTGTGTTTGTGGGGCTGTGTTTTCTTGGCTGGTTTTAGCAGGTTTGTTGGTGTTTTTGTCTTTATAGTTGGATGGTTTTGTTCAGTCTTCTGTTCATCTATCGCAAGGAAGAGTTTCAGCTATCATAGGAAATGGTCTCTATTTTCTGGTGTTTTTCTGTTGGCTGGTGCAAAGGGAAGAGTTTCAGCTATCGCAAGAAATGGTctatgttttcagttgtttttcGGTTGTTGTGGTTTGGACCCTGTAGTTCTCGGGGGTTGAGGCtggggttcttttttttttttttttttgatcagtAAAGGTAAATTTTATAGATCAAAATAGAATATGTACAAAAAACTCTGAACATACACCGAGCAGGGAAGCCAAAGCTCCCAATCGAAACAAGAAGCATCAAAACTAGGAACACCTAGAATTAATTACAATCAAACCTGGACATACCCAGGGCACAACAACTAGGAAACCTAGAAGCAAATACAATAAAAAACTAGGCATACCCAGAAATCCAAGGGATCGCGAGATAAACAGACCTCAAGAAGGTCTAGACCCCTTATTCCTGATCTTACTTTTCATAGGTTGAACACACGTCCATCCATTTTCCATAGTCACAATGGAAGTATGTCCTGTGCCTCTAATTCTTTGAGCAACATCAAcaccatgattttccaaaataggAAGGGAGACCTTACCAATATCCAATTTCTTTCCATTTTCCTTCACACCCTGAATGGAAGAGGTATCAATAGTCGTTTTTGTTTCTTTTAACCCTGCATTCTTAGGGCCATCACCATCAACCACTGCTTTCATTTTGTCGTCAATGGCCTTACAAGAGTCCAGACACACATTCGGTGATCCGTCCAAAGAAGCAcgatctttcttcttctttcctttgtTTTGTTCTTGCTCAATCTTATTCTTGCAATTCCCCACAGCATGACCAAGCATATTGCAGGACGTACAAAATTTAGGCACATTCTCATAGGCTACCATCTGAATAAAAGACCAACCATCGGGCAAATAGACTTTCACACAACTCTTCAGTTCTTTAGCAACATCAATTTCTACCAATGCCCTGGCAAAGGAGATACTTTCCCTGTTGGTAGTCAATTTATTTGTTTGTACTAGACgtcccaaaacaaaacaaatctTCCTAAGGGCATTGAAGGTCCATAATTCAAGAGGAGGATTTTCCAGCTGAACCCAAACCGGCGAAATGCTCAATTCCTCATTATTGAACTTAAACATATTTGGTAATCTTTTAAGGAGCAAAGACCGACCATATGTATGATAAGGACCATTAAGCAACACCTGAATCATGTCCTCTTCTCTGAAAAATCTGAAAATAATCCAGCCACTCTTATGATGAAAAATCTCAGTCTTAACGTGCCAGGATTCCACAATCGTATTCAGGACACTTTTTCCTGCAAATTTGCCTGCAAAGTAGCCCGCCAAGGGGCTGGGGTTCTCTTGTTTGGAGGGCTTCTGTTGTGTTGTTTTGTTGCTTCCTGATTGGTGTTCTTCTTTGCTTTGCTGCGCCGAAGTGTTGCAAATTGGGTCACGTTGGGCTGGTTTTTCTGTGTCTCGTTTGCTGTTCAGGAAGGTTTTGTCAAGGCCTGTTGTTTGACTTCGGCTCTATTGGGTGTTGGTTTGTTTGGTTTTGGTGTAGGTTGTTTGTTCTTCACGCTTCTGGCTTGATCTTGTTTTTCTTTTGCTGGTTGTTTAATACAAAATATTTaccgtcccccccccccccccccccaaaaaaaataataatattggaaTATGAAGAGACACATTGAAATAAGTAACTGATACAAATCAAGGACAAAGACCTATTAATAATGTATAGAACAAAAAACTGTAATTGTGGAGAGACATTATCATTAATATAGTTATATGATTTGAtaacaaaatttagaaaaatatacGATGATACTTGTCACACAACTATATGAAATAATGAAaatgcatatttaattatttaatttatataaataataataattaagtagTTAAAGATTAAAATTAATGCAACAAAAGAGTGAAATAAGATGATAGGATTTAGCACCAATAACAATTCTACTACTAATAATGCTGTTAAGTTATGTTGTCAATCCCTATGTAAAACGAAAAATCTATTGCCAAGTATGATAAGCTATATAGTGTGTGCGCCATACAcgtttatttttcattttcaaataattacaaatcaACTTGTTTCCTGGCTTTTAAAGATTCTTATAGAAAAacttaaatgaatttttttttaatggttttAAGGTTTTGTACGAGCATGTTGgaaaataagaaatcaaagtgACATTGGTATTTATTTGAAAatggaaaatatgaaatattttccaCATCTAAACAATTATTTAGATTTAACATTAATTAAACAAGTGCGAAACACTTTATTTAGGACTAGATGTACATCATTCCATGAAATTCTAtgctagaaaatgatgatattctTACATCACACGCACCTTTGGGAGGTGCATCATACACACCCTACAAAGACTACATCATAAAATTTTCCTATTATACACTACAATCAATGGTTATTTCCAAAAGGCAACGTGACTTGGCCTCTTATACTATCAAACCCGCTTATATTAGTGGTGCTACAACCACCATTGTCACTAGAAAAAGAATCTCTGAGCACGCCATGAGTCTCTTCTCCATTTTGATCATCTTTTGCCCATGAATGGTTCTCCAATATTTTTAATCCCTCTAGCTCTCTTGCTACTTCCTTCATAGTAGGCCTTTCTTCCCCCCTTAATCGCAAGCATTGCATTGCTAACACAGCAACTTCCTTAATTTGCTTTACATTTTTCTCACTCATCAATCCACTCTCAACAACTTCAAACAAGCGATCCTTTTTCATTGAAGAAGTAAAGAATGTAGCTAGATTTACCTCTTGCTTGGATCTATGGAAAGAGAGTGCCTTCTTACCTGTGAGTAACTCAACCAAAACAACCCCAAAACTATAGACATCACTCTTCGTAGTTAGTTCATTTGATTGCAAGTATTCTGGATCCAAGTATCCAAGTGTCCCCTCCACCATTGTCATCAATTGAGCTTGATCTTTAGGGACTAACCTCGAAACCCCAAAATCAGACACTTTTGCACTATTGTTTTTGTCAAGTAATATATTGGCAGACTTGATGTCTCTGTGAATGATGGGGATGGAAGCTGCATCGTGCAAATATGAAATGGCCCCTGCAGTTTCTATTGCGATACTCATACGGGTTTCCCAAGAAATATAAACGGATGTTTGGTCTGCACAATGGAGATGGTTGTAAAGAGTTCCGTTGTTGATAAACTCATAGACTAACAATGGAACCCTTGTCTCTAAACAACATCCCAAGAGCTTCACCACATGTCTATGGTTGATTGTAGAGAGAATAATCATTTCATTGATGAAGTGATCAACTTGGCTCTCATCAATTGTTGTGGATTTCTTGACAGCAACAATTGTTTTGTTCATAAGTATCCCTTTATAAACTATTCCTTGGCCTCCTCGACCTAGGATTCTGCTTTGGTCATAGTTGTTTGTTGCCATTTTGAGCTCTTCTCTAGTGAAAATTTTGAGTGTCTCTGCAGATCTTTCATGCTTTGAAAGATACTCCTTTAACTTAATGCCACCATTTTGTTGAAAGAATTTTTCTCCGAGTCTTTTAAGCTCTCTTCGTCTCAAACCCCAATATAACCAAGTACATCCCAATATCATAACTAACAGGCTGATGCAAATACCTACACATAAACAAGACAGTTAGACATATACATGGTCAAATAGTATTCAAACTTAAGAGCTCATGAAATTCCCATCTTAATGTATAGCTGACATTAAAAGGGGCAGAACAATAAATCAATTTTATGAGTAATATCCACTAGGTTGACTAGATTGTAAATTTGAGGTCATAATTATCAAGCCTATTAACAACtacataaatgaaataaaatgttattCATATTCTAGATTTATCTTACTCAAAATCCACTATGGTTGATGTGTTTTAAAATTTATGGGTTTTATTTTCTATAGaaaaatttcttaattttaaagAGTTAACAATCTTTCCCAAAATAACTCATCAAAAAGTATAAAAAGCTTCTATTTGTATTAAACAATTCATATGTGAATtagcaagttttttttttttctaacaattGTGTTTGAGGCCCTTCGAAATTTGATTAATCTATCAGGATAATGGGTCTGCCCCTCCACCATTATCCACTTAAATATAAAGGTATTATCTCAAATGAAAAATTGCTATCTCAAAGACTTGAACCTCATCCATATAACCAAGAAAGTTTGAGTTTATTATTTGAACAATTGTTGGAAGGCTGAAATAGCAATTTAATCAATACATACAAGACCTGTGACTAATTGAACAAGAGCTTGTCAACATCTTTTTTACaggaaaatttttaataaatactCTTCAAAATTATTGACAAATATTTAATATAGATAGATTTCATTGGTCAAGGCCAAATTCTTGTCAACTTTCTTTTAAAGTATTCTATAGcaatatttattttgtaatttttttgttCATAGGAGATCTTTTAAGCGGGAGACGTGCAATTGACAGTACCTTTTCTAAGGTTTAAACCTTAAATATATTCAGAATAGTGTTCCATGATTAGACCATCAAGTCATCTCCTAAGAGACTATTATATAGTGATTTTTGAAAAAGGAATATACTTGTTTCATATAAGATACAAACATTATTAATATTGCTATTAACCCTATGTTTGTGAGGACTTAGAATTCATGTCTCACATTtaatttatgtggatttaaaCAAAATGCAGTGCAAGATTATATTAAACTCTATCCAAATCTAATcgaattcaaattcaaagtttgAAAACATGTGCTAATCCCAAAACTAATGTACCCAAGTGTCATACTATCATCTAAGGGGCAACTCAATAGTTTCACCATATGACATTTCTACAATTGAGATTCCAAGTCttcaatatttattattattgaagtcaTCACAAGGGTTTAAAGATGGAAACTATATAGCTATTCTATGCGTTAAAGTTGGCATAACCCAACACCATCCCTCcccagagaaaaaaaaaacaaaaaaagtttGCTATTAAGTTGGTTGGGCACAAATTTTTAACCATTGTTAACCTTATTCTCGCTAGTCATGGGCATGCACTATGTGCATGctacatgttatatatatataacaaagcTATTTTGGGTAAACTAGACCTCCAAGTTTGaggaatttttttctttctagtagTAGAAATGATTTCTCATCCTAAAGTAGAGATCATGACTATTGTATCTCAAATATAGGACAACCAAGCGTGAGATAAGTTCTAAAATATTGGTTGGTTATGTATCTCCTACAATATATCACAATTATATAATTCATTTTTATACcaaaagtaatttttattttttaaaaaataaaagcaatattAGGTTTAAGGTGATCAAATCCGATCCTTTCTTTATGGATGGGCTCTTAGGATAGGATGTGCAACTCTTGGAGAGAATGCTCATCTTTCACAATCCATGGTGCTCATTGTGGGTAAGTTTTTCCTATTCGGAAAATATTGCTTCGAGATTGTGCTTGGGAGTATGAATTTCGAGGTTTGAATTTGTATTTtgtatggatttggacaaaattatattaattttttttttccaaattcatacaaattcaaatctaaatttcAAAGTCTATGTCCCAAATGCATGGTAAGTGAATTCTTCAATTAATCTTTCGATggctttaataagttccaaccactaGGTTTATTAGGCCTACTCAATCCCTATCACACGAAATTAAAGTTTGGTATCATTTTCGTAATTAAATACATGGtccaacatattttattttttttatgggcTCCAATCATGAACTGAATGCACTGATTTGAGTTGTGTAGACCTAACACTTTTCAACTTTTTCTTTTACTAAAAAATGATAAGAtttaaaaatcacaatttttacTACTGCCTGgcataattataaattaattttttggcATCATTCCTCTTTCGTAACAAGTGAATTAATTTAATTGTTTGATGTGTAATAAGACTATGCATGATAAGATTCTTTGTCATAGTCTATTAACAAGAAATCAATTGAAAAGACGAAGAAAAGAAGCTAATAGTAAGAACACATTACCTAGCGCCATAATAATCCAACGAAGTGAGTGGTTGGGTTTTGGAATGGGACTGCAACCATTCCCGTCTATTTTTCCATCCCCTTCGTACCCCTTTGGACAGACACAATGAAAACTTCCAGGAGAGTTGAGGCAGGTTGCGGATTCATTGCAGGGGCTCCGTTGACTTTGACACTCGTTAATGTCTAAGAAAATTAAATTCAGAAGAAATCAAAACGTGCATCACAGCAAGAACTACATATGTAAATGATTAACTCAAAAATCATCCAAATTATGAGGATTTCGATGTTGACAATCAAATAATTATCTCAATAAAAATAGTTTTTGAGATGGGGTTGGCCTAAAAATATAAAGTCAAATTCAACGCAACAAACACGAGGAGGAATACCCCACTGAGATCGTCCATCGAGACTTGGTATCCATGAATTTGTCATGTATCTAAATAAACATTCATTACTCGATTATTAATTTGCATTGGTTAATTACCCACGCAGCCATTGGAAAGGTATGGATTCCCTTCGAAGCCTGAGGAGCAATTACACCAATACTCGACGCCATTCTCTGAATCGATGCAGACGCTATGCTGCTTGCAGGCATAACTGGCGGGATTCTTCTCGGCATCATGGCAGGATTGATTCCCAACAGCCCAGTCTAACACCATCGGAGCCCATTCTCTCTGCTGCAGATCGAAAAGGTCGAGGGACGAGAAATTGAAAAATCCGTCCGCGACAACAAATGCATAGCTGCATGGATTGAAGCCCATCACCTGAGAATGTTTGTGAAAGCTATCAAGCTCGATCTTATAACTTCGTATGCCTTCGGGGATGGAAGTTTGGCAGCAGCCGATGCCGGAGCACGACCCGTTGATCACGTAGTTGGGGTTTTCACACAGTGACATGCACCCGGTGGTGTAGCTTCGCCCGCGGGAGCCAGAGATGTAGGCATGGGTGTCGCAGCCGATAGCCACAAACTTGTTCCGTGTGTTGGAGATAGGAAACTTGTTGAGAGTGGGCCAGTTCTTGTCTTTTGTATTGCGCGAACCATTGCTATGGTAACAGTCGTAAGAAATCCCCTGCAGGATGAGGATCTCGGTGGGGAATAGTGATATGTTGAGGATTTGGATGTTGCTGTCGGTTAGAAACGCTTTGGGAGGATCGAAAGTGGTATTACAGGTAACAAGGAAATGTTCGTCTATGTGGCAGCTGCTGCCACTGGGGCCATCGTCAGTGCCGAATGGGTATGGGATGGTGACGTTGCCACAGCGGCTCCGGCACCCGTGCTGAGCTTGTGCTTCTGTTTCAGCGTTTACAGCAAAAGAGAAAGTAGAGACTAGCACTGCCGCCGCTGCTACAAGCAAGGAGTTGGGAAGCATTTTGGGAGGGCGTTTCAGGACCGTGTATTTTTCTCTTCTATTTGCTTTTCAGATTGTTCTGttctatatgtatataaatagtTGTGTGGCGGGCTTAGCAGTATAGCACTACATCTAGCTTTATTTACTTCATTTAGTTGGTTGGAGGGGGCCTCTGGCATTCAATTTGTGGACTGCTTCAACCTCGTGAGTCAACTTTGATTTAGATACGAGGTTTACTAGTTTCAAATGATTAATGTATATTATTAATTCTCCAGCAGCCAAAGGTTAAGTTTTTCCACAAAATGACAATGACTTAAGAATTTTCTCAGCTCACATCATTCATGCAATGCCATAACTAAAATTATGCGATGCCATAAATGGATCGAATTATTTCTCATACGTTTGCTTGACTGTGCATCCAAGGGCTCAACGCAATAAGTAGCAGCTGGTGAGATATATCAATCAAACAAATAGACTTGCATGGGAGATATTTAATAATTACTTGTTTTGTGGACGTGCGAGCATTGCACGTGATCTCActtttttatgtttaatattttaaattggatgattattatgaatatatatatatatacacacaaaatcAGTTCAAATTTCAAAGAAATTCCAAAGTAAATGGAAACAAAGaagtagacaccccattttgacCCGAAAAGTTGGGAATACAGCATAAACTATAAAAATATAGGTAAATTCTAAACATAGTagtacaaaaacaaaataaatgcaCAAGAATATGCAGGAATATTCGGATGTCCTTGCTAGCACCGGCACACATGCACGCACGAAGAGAGAGGTTAGGGAAAAATTAGCAATAAGAGATCATAAGAGATTTCTTTCTTAAAATCAATTGATTTGCAATAAAATTGAATTATTTGTTTCTTAAAATTTTATGATTTGCAATAAATTAAGTATGGTGATTTGCTCCCTAATTTGATTGTTTGATACTCACATGGAAGAAAATCAACAAGGGAAATCCAATTTCAATGCTCTCGAGCTTACAATCGATGGAAATTTTCCGTTAGTAGGAAAGCACAAGCATGGAAAGGCATGTAATTAGGAAATCAGTAGTAGGGAAAGGATTGATCTACTTCCTAAGTGGTTTGATTTGGTCTTTAATGTTGGACGAGGCTCTAACCTTATAAAGAGAGGCCTCCATGAGAGGAGAAAACACATAAGACAATTGAGAGGCACTCATGATAGAATAGAGAAGGCAATTGATCAAGAGGCTATTT
The sequence above is a segment of the Malania oleifera isolate guangnan ecotype guangnan chromosome 8, ASM2987363v1, whole genome shotgun sequence genome. Coding sequences within it:
- the LOC131161657 gene encoding wall-associated receptor kinase 2-like isoform X1 codes for the protein MLPNSLLVAAAAVLVSTFSFAVNAETEAQAQHGCRSRCGNVTIPYPFGTDDGPSGSSCHIDEHFLVTCNTTFDPPKAFLTDSNIQILNISLFPTEILILQGISYDCYHSNGSRNTKDKNWPTLNKFPISNTRNKFVAIGCDTHAYISGSRGRSYTTGCMSLCENPNYVINGSCSGIGCCQTSIPEGIRSYKIELDSFHKHSQVMGFNPCSYAFVVADGFFNFSSLDLFDLQQREWAPMVLDWAVGNQSCHDAEKNPASYACKQHSVCIDSENGVEYWCNCSSGFEGNPYLSNGCVDINECQSQRSPCNESATCLNSPGSFHCVCPKGYEGDGKIDGNGCSPIPKPNHSLRWIIMALGICISLLVMILGCTWLYWGLRRRELKRLGEKFFQQNGGIKLKEYLSKHERSAETLKIFTREELKMATNNYDQSRILGRGGQGIVYKGILMNKTIVAVKKSTTIDESQVDHFINEMIILSTINHRHVVKLLGCCLETRVPLLVYEFINNGTLYNHLHCADQTSVYISWETRMSIAIETAGAISYLHDAASIPIIHRDIKSANILLDKNNSAKVSDFGVSRLVPKDQAQLMTMVEGTLGYLDPEYLQSNELTTKSDVYSFGVVLVELLTGKKALSFHRSKQEVNLATFFTSSMKKDRLFEVVESGLMSEKNVKQIKEVAVLAMQCLRLRGEERPTMKEVARELEGLKILENHSWAKDDQNGEETHGVLRDSFSSDNGGCSTTNISGFDSIRGQVTLPFGNNH
- the LOC131161657 gene encoding putative wall-associated receptor kinase-like 16 isoform X2, with the protein product MLPNSLLVAAAAVLVSTFSFAVNAETEAQAQHGCRSRCGNVTIPYPFGTDDGPSGSSCHIDEHFLVTCNTTFDPPKAFLTDSNIQILNISLFPTEILILQGISYDCYHSNGSRNTKDKNWPTLNKFPISNTRNKFVAIGCDTHAYISGSRGRSYTTGCMSLCENPNYVINGSCSGIGCCQTSIPEGIRSYKIELDSFHKHSQQREWAPMVLDWAVGNQSCHDAEKNPASYACKQHSVCIDSENGVEYWCNCSSGFEGNPYLSNGCVDINECQSQRSPCNESATCLNSPGSFHCVCPKGYEGDGKIDGNGCSPIPKPNHSLRWIIMALGICISLLVMILGCTWLYWGLRRRELKRLGEKFFQQNGGIKLKEYLSKHERSAETLKIFTREELKMATNNYDQSRILGRGGQGIVYKGILMNKTIVAVKKSTTIDESQVDHFINEMIILSTINHRHVVKLLGCCLETRVPLLVYEFINNGTLYNHLHCADQTSVYISWETRMSIAIETAGAISYLHDAASIPIIHRDIKSANILLDKNNSAKVSDFGVSRLVPKDQAQLMTMVEGTLGYLDPEYLQSNELTTKSDVYSFGVVLVELLTGKKALSFHRSKQEVNLATFFTSSMKKDRLFEVVESGLMSEKNVKQIKEVAVLAMQCLRLRGEERPTMKEVARELEGLKILENHSWAKDDQNGEETHGVLRDSFSSDNGGCSTTNISGFDSIRGQVTLPFGNNH